The following DNA comes from Deltaproteobacteria bacterium.
CGAGCGTACGGTCGGTGTAGAAGAACTTCGGCTCGACGCCAGCCAGCGCGCCCATGAACTCGCACCACTCTTCGATGCTCACCGGGTCACCGCCCCAGTTCACCGTTACCGCCGGCACGCTCGCCGCCGCCAGCAGCTTCGGCACCTGAGCGATATAGTCGTCTTCGTGAATCGGGTTGTAGAGGCTGGGTTTGTCGCTGTGGACCGGGATGAGGGAGCCGGCCAGCATCCAATCCAAGTGCATCGACGGCCAGCCGCCGTTGTCGCCGTAGGGCACGCTCAAGCGCGCTATCACCGTCGGGATGTTCCACTCGCGCGCAGCGAAACGCGCCACGGTCTCCGAGGCGATCTTGCAGATGCTGTACGTTGGCAGCAGGCAGCGGTGGTTGTCACCGAGCGGATCGCTCTCCTTCAACGGCTGATGCCCATTGGACTGATAGACTCCGCCCGAGGAGCATTGCAGCCAGCCTTTGGCCTTGCGGCAATGAGACATCAGGCGCCCGACGCCTTCGGCGTTCGCCTGGAGATCATAGGCGAAGTTGTCGTCGCCGCTCTTCACCACCGCGAAGTTCAGGACGTAGTCGAAGTCGTCGGGCACCGCGGCGAAGGAGTCGGTAGCCAGATCCGCCGCGATGCAGTGCACCCCGACCGCCTCGAGCCGGTCGCGATCGACCTGGCTACTGAAGCGGGCCAGCCCGTACACCTGGTTGCTCT
Coding sequences within:
- a CDS encoding NAD(P)-dependent oxidoreductase, which produces MKNQRILIAGPASQVAFPLARELAKSNQVYGLARFSSQVDRDRLEAVGVHCIAADLATDSFAAVPDDFDYVLNFAVVKSGDDNFAYDLQANAEGVGRLMSHCRKAKGWLQCSSGGVYQSNGHQPLKESDPLGDNHRCLLPTYSICKIASETVARFAAREWNIPTVIARLSVPYGDNGGWPSMHLDWMLAGSLIPVHSDKPSLYNPIHEDDYIAQVPKLLAAASVPAVTVNWGGDPVSIEEWCEFMGALAGVEPKFFYTDRTLASIVMDLTVMRQLIGPTQVNWRDGIRRMIRARHPELAPRA